From a single Pseudalkalibacillus hwajinpoensis genomic region:
- a CDS encoding FUSC family protein — protein sequence MWTKKNNTKISSWSARLAAADPGRTRLHQAARITISVLSSVLTMIWLTSILGIAFTPAILAGVVGLLTLLLVNDDTERQKKMTTLLLVLSSIIALSISTWLGSLPYVTDVLFLMVIFFAYYTQHYGFRYFGIFMVAFLSIYFSTLLNLHPDDLPGFILGILVGGAYSYIYHFQLFRNRPKKQLMRSMSSFHIQTNLTLDLVLEGIADPTPNRLRIFLLKRDVRKLNEYAQVISSQLTSTKPGEIWDGIDAEQLRLYVFDAEMLIETLYPAVKRLKEMHALEHNEVRRLLYKVVESIRDAEVLRSHDIIGNLKQTETVIAELKLQVAHLRLSNPENKDWLWLIRRIESIANHLVDSSEELGKRRIANIEESERLEDAEEVKQENAKKEEDESIKQPRLATRKAMQAIVAGVAAIVLGYFLSPAHQYWVLLSAFVVLLGTDTVGMTLQKASQRSLGTIFGAIAGFGLAHLLAGQIILELVALFCCIFMAFYLLSISYAMMMFWMTMLIAIMYDFILGGITEQILMARVFDTLAGAFIGFLAAALIYPRKTGEKVAETAEDFLNQLSDYVSDYLNSFVASDKEYDFTNQAFGIDEQMRKITEDARPLRNRPAILARSGIERWLTVLTAINYFAKHLLASTNRNNRAQMISGTEDTVMLIKYALTHNIQTLLRLLKGETGIYLYNLNKQRERIEGLSENLTHEDIEVKKFVNDLYYIWRINQSLLVLGKELGSIKNRDASTEELLN from the coding sequence ATGTGGACTAAAAAAAATAATACAAAAATAAGTAGTTGGTCAGCGCGTTTAGCTGCGGCGGACCCCGGCAGAACAAGATTGCATCAGGCAGCTAGAATTACAATCAGTGTATTGTCATCGGTTTTGACAATGATCTGGTTAACTTCTATATTAGGAATCGCCTTTACCCCGGCCATATTAGCTGGTGTAGTAGGGCTGTTGACTCTTTTACTTGTGAATGACGACACAGAAAGACAGAAAAAAATGACCACCTTATTGTTAGTGCTATCCAGTATAATTGCTTTATCCATAAGCACGTGGTTAGGCTCTTTGCCATACGTAACGGATGTACTATTTTTAATGGTTATTTTCTTCGCCTATTATACCCAGCACTATGGCTTTCGGTATTTTGGTATTTTTATGGTGGCATTTTTATCGATTTACTTCTCAACTCTGTTAAATCTTCACCCAGATGATCTACCTGGTTTTATCCTCGGAATTCTTGTGGGTGGTGCCTATTCATATATTTATCATTTCCAACTATTTCGCAATAGACCGAAAAAGCAGCTTATGCGAAGTATGAGTTCATTCCATATTCAAACTAACCTAACGCTAGATCTGGTGTTAGAAGGAATTGCAGATCCAACCCCTAATCGCCTTAGAATTTTCCTTCTAAAGCGAGATGTTAGAAAACTAAACGAATATGCTCAGGTCATTTCAAGTCAATTAACATCAACAAAACCTGGGGAAATATGGGACGGTATCGATGCAGAGCAATTAAGATTATATGTTTTTGATGCTGAAATGCTGATTGAAACCTTGTACCCCGCAGTAAAACGGCTAAAAGAAATGCATGCCCTTGAACACAATGAAGTAAGGAGGCTTCTTTATAAAGTAGTTGAATCGATCAGGGATGCAGAAGTATTGCGAAGTCATGATATCATAGGGAATTTAAAACAAACAGAAACAGTCATTGCAGAACTTAAATTACAGGTTGCTCACCTCAGGTTATCAAATCCTGAGAATAAAGATTGGTTATGGCTTATTAGAAGGATCGAATCAATAGCGAATCATCTAGTTGATAGTTCTGAGGAATTAGGAAAACGACGTATAGCGAACATTGAAGAAAGTGAAAGGTTAGAAGATGCAGAGGAAGTTAAACAAGAGAACGCTAAAAAAGAAGAGGATGAATCAATAAAACAACCGCGTCTAGCAACAAGGAAGGCCATGCAAGCGATCGTGGCGGGGGTGGCTGCGATCGTTCTAGGTTATTTCTTATCACCTGCTCACCAGTACTGGGTGCTATTATCAGCTTTTGTAGTCCTCCTCGGAACAGATACCGTAGGGATGACACTTCAAAAAGCTTCCCAGCGTTCACTAGGAACGATTTTCGGTGCGATTGCTGGTTTTGGACTTGCACATCTTTTGGCAGGGCAAATCATTCTGGAACTTGTAGCTTTGTTCTGCTGTATCTTTATGGCATTTTATCTTCTTTCCATTTCTTATGCGATGATGATGTTCTGGATGACGATGTTGATTGCAATCATGTATGATTTTATCCTCGGAGGAATTACAGAACAAATTCTGATGGCGCGTGTTTTTGATACGCTTGCAGGAGCATTTATCGGGTTTCTCGCAGCTGCTTTAATCTATCCTAGAAAGACAGGAGAAAAAGTTGCTGAAACAGCTGAAGATTTCCTTAATCAGCTCAGTGACTATGTGTCAGACTATCTCAATTCGTTTGTAGCTTCTGACAAAGAGTATGATTTTACGAATCAAGCATTCGGAATCGATGAGCAGATGAGGAAAATTACAGAAGATGCCAGGCCACTTAGAAATAGGCCGGCGATACTCGCGCGATCTGGTATTGAAAGGTGGCTTACTGTTCTCACAGCCATTAATTATTTCGCAAAGCACCTTCTGGCTTCTACAAACAGAAACAATCGAGCTCAGATGATTTCTGGAACAGAGGATACGGTGATGCTGATTAAGTATGCTTTGACACATAATATCCAAACCCTGCTTCGGTTACTGAAAGGTGAAACAGGTATCTATCTATACAATTTGAACAAACAGCGTGAGCGTATTGAAGGTCTTTCTGAAAACTTAACACATGAGGATATTGAAGTGAAAAAATTTGTGAATGATCTTTATTATATCTGGAGAATCAATCAATCACTTCTGGTCCTTGGAAAAGAGCTTGGTTCGATTAAGAATAGAGACGCCTCAACAGAAGAATTGCTAAACTAG
- a CDS encoding cytochrome c oxidase subunit 3, whose amino-acid sequence MEYSLEKGLFNGKTAQMNILAFWFLIGAEIVVFGCLFGVYLAVKELTADSPAPSELFKLGEVMISTILLLSSSFTCAIGVYMLQRRNKVATLIWFIVTILLGLGFLGMEIREFLAYVQKEATISTSAFLGGFYILLGTHGTHVLFGVVWISLLLVQMWIQGINEVTGPKLFIASLYWHFIDVIWVFIFTVVYLLGKV is encoded by the coding sequence ATGGAGTATTCCTTAGAGAAAGGATTATTCAATGGCAAAACGGCTCAAATGAATATTCTTGCCTTCTGGTTCCTGATCGGAGCAGAAATCGTTGTTTTTGGCTGTTTATTTGGTGTTTATCTAGCTGTTAAAGAATTAACTGCCGATAGCCCCGCTCCAAGTGAACTATTTAAGCTTGGAGAGGTTATGATCTCGACGATTCTGTTACTTTCAAGTAGCTTCACCTGTGCCATTGGCGTTTACATGCTTCAACGCCGAAATAAAGTAGCCACACTTATTTGGTTTATTGTAACCATTTTATTGGGACTGGGATTTCTCGGCATGGAAATAAGAGAATTCCTTGCCTATGTACAAAAAGAGGCAACAATTTCCACAAGCGCCTTTCTTGGAGGCTTTTACATCCTGCTGGGGACGCACGGAACCCACGTTCTTTTTGGAGTAGTATGGATTTCATTGCTCCTTGTTCAGATGTGGATTCAAGGAATTAATGAAGTTACTGGTCCAAAATTGTTCATTGCAAGTCTTTACTGGCATTTTATTGATGTAATCTGGGTATTTATATTCACAGTTGTCTATTTATTAGGAAAGGTGTGA
- a CDS encoding cytochrome C oxidase subunit IV family protein: MKSKKPHVIKLFSYFIVMIVLTVLAFCLVMISDLSTNLLIIALLTFACIQIVIQLQVFMELTEKEGRYRITSIVGGSFIALLTIFFLLLL; encoded by the coding sequence GTGAAGAGTAAGAAACCACATGTCATCAAACTGTTCTCCTATTTTATAGTGATGATCGTGTTAACCGTTCTTGCATTTTGTCTTGTTATGATAAGTGACTTATCGACCAACTTGCTCATCATCGCTCTCCTTACCTTTGCATGTATTCAAATTGTCATTCAACTTCAGGTATTTATGGAATTAACAGAGAAGGAAGGAAGATATCGCATTACATCTATCGTGGGGGGAAGTTTCATTGCTCTCCTTACGATTTTCTTCTTATTGCTTCTATAA